A region of Desulfolithobacter dissulfuricans DNA encodes the following proteins:
- the dnaA gene encoding chromosomal replication initiator protein DnaA, whose translation MVWETVRESLQDALPESDFGLWIKPLSCRREDQQVLELVGPDRFFCAWVQERYLELIKGRLQEFGGPSEVRLTVASEPETQLDAGAGGQLRLPGVTAPVNRIRSLHPGYTFEQFMVGESNILARSACQALADGQSTYGHCLFINSSTGLGKSHLTQAVVHKVMQTAPSTRLHYLTAQQFSAEMVQGIRSGAMDKFSSKYVQNCDMLLVEDIHTLTGKNKTQEELNTVLDYLIRSGRRVILTSAVAPRNIAGIDEDFRSRMTSGLVTHIEEPEYETRASIIRHKAAQNELELGDEVVDFLARHLRGDIRRTESALIGIRAKSCLLGTPPDLALVKEVLSAIIDRPAELSGETIRDFVGCEFKVSIEELTSRSRKRSITFPRQVAMYLTRKYTGESLADIGQLYNRDHSTVLHAIKVVTRDMSRKTSVRRQVEMLCEKLQK comes from the coding sequence ATGGTGTGGGAAACTGTCAGGGAATCGTTGCAGGACGCACTGCCGGAAAGCGATTTTGGCCTGTGGATCAAGCCACTTTCGTGCAGAAGAGAAGACCAGCAGGTGCTGGAGCTGGTTGGACCGGACCGTTTTTTCTGTGCCTGGGTCCAGGAACGGTACCTCGAGTTGATTAAAGGCCGTCTGCAGGAGTTTGGCGGTCCCTCCGAGGTCAGACTGACGGTGGCCAGCGAGCCCGAGACCCAGCTGGATGCCGGCGCCGGAGGTCAGCTCCGTCTGCCCGGGGTCACAGCCCCGGTCAACCGGATCCGGTCCCTGCATCCAGGCTACACCTTTGAGCAGTTCATGGTCGGGGAATCCAATATCCTTGCCCGGTCCGCCTGCCAGGCCCTGGCGGATGGCCAGTCCACCTATGGCCACTGTCTGTTCATCAACTCCTCCACCGGTCTTGGCAAGAGTCATCTGACCCAGGCCGTGGTCCACAAGGTGATGCAGACCGCCCCCTCCACCCGGCTCCATTATCTGACCGCCCAGCAGTTCTCCGCCGAGATGGTCCAGGGCATCCGCAGCGGAGCCATGGACAAGTTCTCCAGCAAGTACGTGCAGAACTGCGACATGCTCCTGGTAGAGGACATCCACACCCTGACCGGCAAGAACAAGACCCAGGAAGAGCTGAACACGGTGCTCGATTACCTGATCCGTTCCGGTCGTCGGGTGATCCTGACCTCGGCTGTGGCCCCGCGCAACATTGCCGGGATCGACGAGGATTTCCGTTCGCGGATGACCTCCGGGCTGGTCACCCATATCGAGGAACCGGAATATGAGACCCGGGCCTCCATCATTCGCCACAAGGCGGCCCAGAATGAGCTGGAACTCGGCGACGAGGTGGTGGATTTTCTCGCCCGCCATCTGCGGGGCGATATCCGCAGGACCGAGAGCGCCCTGATCGGGATCCGGGCCAAATCCTGCCTGTTGGGAACCCCTCCGGACCTGGCCCTGGTCAAGGAGGTGCTCAGCGCCATCATCGACCGGCCGGCCGAGCTCTCCGGCGAGACGATCCGTGATTTTGTCGGCTGTGAGTTCAAGGTTTCCATCGAGGAGCTGACCTCCCGCTCCCGCAAGCGCTCCATCACCTTTCCCCGCCAGGTGGCCATGTACCTGACCCGCAAGTACACCGGGGAATCGCTGGCCGATATCGGTCAGCTCTACAACCGCGACCACTCCACGGTTCTCCATGCCATCAAGGTGGTGACCCGGGACATGTCCCGCAAGACCTCGGTCCGCCGCCAGGTGGAGATGCTCTGTGAAAAACTGCAGAAATAG
- the hemG gene encoding protoporphyrinogen oxidase yields the protein MSTQIYDAIIIGAGLSGLAVARFLHHKRPECSLLVLEKSDRPGGAVQTRSEEGFLAEYGPHGFLDNCLESRVLIHLAGAEDEVEKAPLGKFVRYICLGGRLRMIPQQPMKIIRADLVPLSAKLRVLADAWKKPLDGEPSVADWVEYRFGRALVPFADAVFTGTYAGDITRLSIDGVMPGVRKLEKEHGSVLKGVFQMLRDKKKKGSGGGKKELPAMTSFSSGMERLILGLVQPLKVNRDIMYRTGVQSIARNEEGWTVQTGHNAFSCRQLVLALPANPALRLLATVPDITAPPLAELPQARVATVILGFTDQAKIPPGFGYLAPEQEKRFALGSLFSSNMFPGRAPTGHVLLETIIGGRRHPERLELDDSELIDKTLADLKELIDLPDPVFARVLRPASGIPQLERGYPALLTWRNQLTRTWPDLHVCGFGWGGIGINDMAKEAWRAAKGVLMGTGEKEEGAEVKGVYF from the coding sequence ATGAGCACACAAATCTATGACGCCATCATCATCGGGGCCGGACTCAGTGGGCTGGCCGTGGCCCGGTTCCTGCACCACAAGCGGCCGGAATGTTCCCTGCTGGTCCTGGAAAAATCAGACCGGCCCGGTGGCGCAGTGCAGACCAGGAGCGAGGAAGGCTTCCTGGCTGAATACGGGCCACACGGTTTTCTCGACAACTGCCTGGAGTCCCGGGTCCTGATCCACCTGGCCGGGGCCGAGGACGAGGTAGAAAAGGCCCCGCTGGGCAAGTTTGTCCGCTACATCTGCCTGGGCGGCCGGTTGCGGATGATTCCCCAGCAGCCGATGAAGATCATCCGCGCTGATCTGGTACCGCTGTCCGCCAAGCTCCGCGTCCTGGCCGATGCCTGGAAAAAACCGCTCGATGGCGAGCCCTCGGTGGCCGACTGGGTGGAGTACCGGTTCGGCCGGGCCCTGGTTCCTTTTGCCGACGCGGTCTTCACCGGCACCTATGCCGGCGATATCACCCGGCTCAGCATCGACGGGGTCATGCCCGGGGTCCGGAAGCTGGAAAAGGAGCATGGCTCGGTCCTCAAGGGAGTGTTCCAGATGCTCAGGGACAAAAAGAAGAAAGGCTCCGGCGGCGGCAAAAAGGAACTGCCGGCCATGACCTCCTTCTCCTCGGGCATGGAACGGTTGATCCTGGGCCTGGTCCAGCCCCTGAAGGTCAACCGGGATATCATGTACCGCACCGGGGTGCAGAGTATCGCCCGCAATGAAGAAGGCTGGACCGTGCAGACCGGGCACAACGCCTTTTCCTGCCGCCAGCTGGTCCTGGCCCTGCCAGCCAACCCGGCCCTGCGGCTCCTGGCCACCGTACCGGACATCACCGCGCCGCCGCTTGCCGAGCTGCCCCAGGCCCGGGTGGCCACAGTCATCCTGGGGTTCACCGACCAGGCAAAGATCCCGCCCGGGTTCGGCTACCTGGCCCCGGAGCAGGAAAAGAGATTCGCCCTCGGGTCCCTGTTCTCCTCCAACATGTTCCCCGGCCGGGCCCCGACCGGCCACGTACTGCTGGAGACCATCATCGGCGGCCGCCGCCATCCCGAACGGCTGGAACTGGACGACTCCGAGCTCATCGACAAGACCCTGGCCGACCTCAAGGAGCTCATCGACCTGCCCGACCCGGTCTTTGCCCGGGTCCTGCGGCCTGCCTCGGGCATCCCGCAGCTGGAACGCGGCTACCCGGCCCTGCTTACGTGGCGCAACCAGCTCACCAGGACCTGGCCGGACCTGCATGTCTGCGGTTTTGGCTGGGGCGGCATCGGCATCAATGACATGGCCAAGGAAGCCTGGAGGGCAGCCAAGGGCGTCCTGATGGGAACAGGAGAAAAAGAGGAAGGCGCAGAGGTAAAAGGGGTCTATTTCTAG
- the htpG gene encoding molecular chaperone HtpG: MTDTKVETRQFQAETRKVLDIVINSLYTERDIFVRELVSNAADALEKYRHISLTEKPEFDKDVPLEINIDCDAKRHRLTITDTGIGMTREELETNLGTIAHSGSGKFLEELAEAAKKDINLIGQFGVGFYSVFMVAKRVRVQTRSWDGSEGHEWESDGAGTYTIRECPGLHRGTKIIIELKDDAEDYANKFTIERIIKQYSNFVPFPIKVDGKTVNTVQAIWTRSRSEITEEEYTEFYKFIANAVDEPMYRLHFSTDAPLAINALLYVPKENYELMGMGRMQPAVNLYCQKVLIDQHSEHILPEWLRFLKGVVDSEDLPLNISRQALQDNALVHRLRKVLTKRFLKFLADEAKNNPEKYAEFWKTFGIFLKEGATSDFEYRDEIGKLLRFESSATEPGEMTSLDDYIDRMKEGQDAIYYINGPSRSAVEHGPYVEMFKKRDIEIIYTLEPIDDFVLSHMGTYRDKKLVSADRADLRLPEAADKEDKGETPAETLPEEQVKEICSFIKEVLGDKVQEVKPSTRLVDSPAMIVNVDGLMTSSMERVLRATAREDSMLPIGGKKDMEINPASPLIRKLGALRTSDADFARDVVWQIYDNAMIQAGLLVDTQEMVSRNYRILERLAGDNTADEPGEK, translated from the coding sequence ATGACAGACACCAAAGTCGAAACCAGGCAGTTTCAGGCGGAAACCAGGAAGGTTCTCGATATCGTGATCAATTCTCTCTACACCGAGCGTGATATCTTTGTCCGGGAACTGGTCTCCAACGCCGCCGATGCCCTGGAAAAATACCGGCATATCAGCCTGACGGAAAAGCCGGAATTTGACAAGGACGTACCCCTGGAGATCAATATCGACTGCGATGCCAAGCGCCACCGGCTCACCATCACCGATACCGGTATAGGCATGACCAGGGAGGAACTGGAGACCAACCTGGGGACCATCGCCCATTCCGGTTCCGGCAAGTTTCTCGAGGAGCTGGCCGAGGCGGCCAAAAAGGATATCAACCTGATCGGCCAGTTCGGGGTCGGTTTCTACTCGGTCTTCATGGTCGCCAAGCGGGTCCGGGTCCAGACCCGGTCCTGGGACGGCAGCGAGGGGCACGAGTGGGAGTCGGACGGCGCCGGCACCTACACCATCCGCGAGTGCCCGGGGCTGCACCGGGGGACCAAGATCATCATCGAGCTCAAGGATGATGCCGAGGATTATGCCAACAAGTTCACCATCGAGCGGATTATCAAGCAGTACTCCAACTTTGTTCCCTTTCCCATCAAGGTGGACGGCAAGACCGTCAACACGGTTCAGGCCATCTGGACCCGTTCCAGGTCGGAGATCACCGAAGAGGAGTACACCGAGTTCTACAAGTTCATCGCCAACGCGGTGGACGAGCCCATGTACCGGCTTCATTTCTCCACCGATGCGCCGCTGGCCATCAATGCCCTGCTTTACGTACCAAAGGAAAACTACGAGCTCATGGGCATGGGTCGGATGCAGCCGGCGGTCAACCTGTATTGCCAGAAGGTGCTCATCGATCAGCATTCCGAGCATATCCTGCCGGAGTGGCTGCGCTTTTTGAAAGGCGTGGTCGACTCCGAGGATCTGCCGCTCAACATCTCCCGCCAGGCCCTGCAGGACAATGCCCTGGTCCACCGGCTGCGCAAGGTGCTGACCAAGCGGTTCCTCAAGTTCCTGGCCGACGAGGCCAAGAACAATCCGGAAAAATATGCCGAGTTCTGGAAGACCTTCGGCATCTTCCTCAAGGAGGGAGCCACCTCGGATTTCGAGTACCGGGACGAGATCGGCAAGCTGCTGCGCTTCGAGTCCTCGGCCACCGAGCCGGGCGAGATGACCTCGCTGGACGACTACATCGATCGGATGAAGGAAGGCCAGGACGCCATCTACTATATCAACGGTCCCAGCCGCAGCGCGGTGGAGCACGGGCCGTACGTGGAGATGTTCAAGAAGCGCGACATCGAGATCATCTACACCCTGGAGCCCATCGATGATTTTGTCCTGAGTCACATGGGCACCTACCGGGACAAGAAACTCGTTTCCGCCGACCGCGCCGATCTGCGTCTGCCCGAGGCGGCCGACAAGGAAGACAAGGGCGAGACCCCTGCCGAGACCCTGCCCGAGGAGCAGGTCAAGGAGATCTGCTCCTTTATCAAGGAGGTGCTGGGTGACAAGGTCCAGGAGGTCAAGCCCTCCACCCGTCTGGTGGACAGTCCGGCCATGATCGTCAATGTGGATGGCCTCATGACCTCGTCCATGGAACGGGTTCTGCGGGCCACGGCCCGGGAAGACTCGATGCTGCCGATTGGCGGCAAGAAGGACATGGAAATCAACCCGGCCAGTCCGCTGATCAGGAAGCTTGGCGCCCTGCGGACCAGCGACGCAGACTTTGCCCGCGACGTGGTCTGGCAGATCTATGACAACGCCATGATCCAGGCCGGGCTCCTGGTCGATACCCAGGAGATGGTCAGCCGCAATTACCGTATTCTCGAGCGACTGGCAGGAGATAACACCGCTGATGAACCCGGGGAAAAGTAA
- a CDS encoding protein-L-isoaspartate(D-aspartate) O-methyltransferase, translating to MVEEQLIPRGINDPLVLEAMRTVPRHLFVEDAMAARAYDDHPLPIGAAQTISQPYIVALMTQALGLKGGERVLEIGTGSGYQAAVLSRICDRVYTIERIDSLLGRARRVFDKLHYHNIVSRIDDGTIGWPDEAPFDGILVTAGGPKIPEPLLAQLADPGRLVIPVGDQAVQELQLVEKKDGELTVHPLEYVRFVSLIGTHGWDS from the coding sequence ATGGTCGAGGAACAGCTGATTCCCCGGGGTATCAACGATCCCCTGGTCCTGGAGGCCATGCGTACGGTTCCGCGGCATCTCTTTGTCGAGGACGCCATGGCGGCCCGGGCCTATGACGATCATCCCCTGCCCATCGGTGCGGCCCAGACCATCTCCCAGCCCTATATCGTCGCCCTCATGACCCAGGCCCTGGGGCTCAAGGGCGGGGAGCGGGTGCTGGAGATCGGCACCGGATCCGGTTACCAGGCCGCGGTGCTGTCGCGGATCTGCGACCGGGTCTACACCATTGAGCGGATCGATTCGCTCCTGGGCCGGGCCCGGAGGGTCTTTGACAAGCTCCACTACCATAACATCGTTTCCCGGATCGACGACGGGACCATCGGCTGGCCGGACGAGGCGCCCTTTGACGGTATCCTGGTGACCGCCGGCGGGCCGAAGATCCCCGAGCCCCTCCTTGCGCAGCTGGCCGATCCGGGCCGGCTCGTCATCCCGGTGGGCGACCAGGCCGTTCAGGAGCTGCAACTGGTGGAGAAAAAGGATGGGGAGCTCACGGTTCATCCCCTGGAATATGTCCGTTTCGTCAGCCTGATCGGGACCCATGGCTGGGACAGCTGA
- a CDS encoding YqaA family protein gives MAGTAEMEAGLKRPSLVQRVYDRCMEWIQTPAGIWALFFIAVAESSFFPIPPDVFLIALCIAAPKKSFRYAAICAIGSVVGGVIGYGLGLGFMDTLGMRILDWYGLQEKYGVVQDLYRRYDAWAVGAAGFTPLPYKLFTITAGAFKIDFATFFFVSLVARSARFFLVAGLIYRFGAPVQYFIRRYFNILSIVFLILLIGGFILVKTLL, from the coding sequence ATGGCTGGGACAGCTGAGATGGAGGCGGGACTGAAGAGACCCTCCCTGGTGCAGCGGGTCTATGACCGGTGCATGGAATGGATCCAGACCCCGGCCGGGATCTGGGCCCTGTTTTTCATCGCCGTGGCGGAGTCGTCTTTCTTTCCCATTCCGCCGGACGTCTTTCTGATCGCGCTGTGTATCGCCGCTCCGAAAAAGTCTTTTCGCTATGCCGCCATCTGCGCCATTGGTTCGGTGGTGGGCGGGGTGATCGGCTATGGACTGGGGCTCGGTTTCATGGATACCCTGGGGATGCGTATTCTCGACTGGTACGGGCTCCAGGAAAAGTATGGTGTGGTCCAGGACCTCTACCGGCGCTACGATGCCTGGGCCGTGGGGGCAGCCGGCTTTACCCCGTTGCCGTATAAGCTCTTCACCATCACGGCCGGGGCCTTCAAGATCGATTTCGCCACCTTTTTCTTCGTCTCCCTGGTGGCCCGGTCGGCGCGTTTTTTCCTGGTGGCGGGACTGATTTACCGGTTCGGGGCCCCGGTCCAGTACTTTATCAGGCGGTATTTCAATATCCTTTCCATTGTTTTCCTGATTCTGCTGATCGGAGGATTCATTCTGGTCAAGACGCTGCTCTGA
- a CDS encoding sensor histidine kinase → MIWSLYPLKLVDITGCLVMLVVASCCLRLALQIYDREPENALTTYLKWLIAALFAFCVSRSLGHLVRHLLYLVGHGQLWHRLSPLSGSINTISFVVIFAVTLFFQDTMRIMARMIRDRENLEKTSRQVLQLNRDIEVIVADRTRAELALQVAHEIRNPVMVIGGLIRRLLGRGSRQDTRRDEQLGMVLEQTEKLESLINRFEDLQAGIKEHFGEVDLNDLVRQVLDVVKKEAVAAGIRLESHLAPGSLVLQGDSQLLRVAILHLVRNAIEACGQGNTITVTTGRDQRGIVLTISDDGPGIPDQVLEHIFEAFHETDAGPTGLGLPWVRQIIDEHRGTIDLASTSGRGTTVTITLPTHLGELQHQPS, encoded by the coding sequence ATGATCTGGTCACTGTATCCGCTCAAGCTGGTGGATATCACCGGCTGCCTCGTCATGCTGGTGGTGGCCAGCTGCTGCCTGCGCCTGGCCCTGCAGATCTACGACCGTGAGCCGGAAAATGCCCTGACCACCTACCTGAAATGGCTCATTGCGGCCCTGTTTGCCTTCTGTGTCTCCCGCTCGCTTGGCCACCTGGTCCGGCACCTGCTCTACCTGGTCGGGCATGGCCAGCTCTGGCACCGGCTCTCGCCCCTGAGCGGGTCCATCAACACCATCAGTTTTGTCGTTATCTTCGCCGTGACCCTGTTTTTCCAGGATACGATGAGGATCATGGCCCGGATGATCAGAGATCGGGAAAACCTGGAGAAGACCAGCCGCCAGGTCCTGCAGCTCAACCGGGATATCGAGGTCATAGTCGCCGACCGGACCCGGGCCGAGCTGGCTCTGCAGGTGGCCCATGAAATACGTAATCCGGTCATGGTGATCGGCGGCCTGATCCGGCGCCTGCTGGGTCGAGGCAGCCGGCAGGATACCAGGCGGGACGAGCAGCTTGGGATGGTCCTGGAGCAGACCGAGAAACTCGAATCGCTGATCAACCGTTTCGAGGATCTCCAGGCCGGGATCAAGGAGCATTTCGGCGAGGTCGATCTCAACGATCTGGTGCGCCAGGTCCTCGACGTGGTGAAAAAAGAGGCGGTGGCGGCCGGGATCCGGTTGGAAAGCCATCTGGCGCCGGGCTCCCTGGTCCTCCAGGGTGACAGTCAGCTTCTCCGGGTGGCGATTCTCCATCTTGTCCGTAACGCCATCGAGGCCTGCGGCCAGGGCAACACCATCACCGTAACCACGGGCCGCGATCAGCGGGGGATCGTGCTGACCATCAGCGATGACGGTCCCGGGATTCCTGACCAGGTCCTGGAGCATATTTTTGAAGCCTTCCATGAAACCGATGCCGGTCCCACCGGCCTGGGGCTGCCCTGGGTCCGGCAGATCATCGACGAACACCGGGGTACCATTGACCTCGCCAGCACCTCGGGTCGGGGCACCACGGTGACCATCACCCTGCCGACCCACCTGGGAGAACTCCAGCACCAGCCCTCGTAA
- a CDS encoding amidohydrolase family protein, with protein sequence MQTDILITDTLLFPAPGEDTLLPNSFIRIRDSHIVETGPMEALTDQEARTIIDGRGCLAMPGLVNGHCHGAMTLFRGLADDLDLATWLTEHIFPAEARAVTPEMVFWCTTLAAAEMLLAGITTVADGYFHEHEAARAFAGCGIRAVAAQGVIDFPAPGVPDPADNISAAARFLDEWQNHPLVTPAIFAHSPYTCSPETLIRARELARQRNAPFFIHLAETAGEQEQIMDPRGSSPVRHLEALGLLDAMTVCIHCVWVDREDLDILARTGAQVVTCPRSNLKLGSGLAPVTDMLTRDIPVGLGSDSAASNNVLDLFAEMDCLAKIQKIRRRDPVAIPAARILELATTPLLSHRSGPGGRLEPGQVADLILMDLDRPHLRPFYDPNLLVYAARGVVSGT encoded by the coding sequence ATGCAAACCGACATTCTGATCACCGACACCCTGCTCTTCCCCGCTCCGGGAGAGGATACGCTCCTTCCGAACAGCTTCATCCGGATCAGGGACAGCCACATAGTGGAGACCGGGCCCATGGAGGCCCTGACCGACCAGGAGGCCCGCACCATCATCGACGGCAGAGGCTGCCTGGCCATGCCCGGCCTGGTCAACGGCCACTGCCATGGGGCCATGACCCTTTTCCGGGGCCTGGCCGATGACCTGGACCTGGCCACTTGGCTGACAGAGCACATCTTCCCGGCCGAGGCCCGGGCCGTCACCCCGGAGATGGTCTTCTGGTGCACGACGCTGGCCGCGGCCGAGATGCTTCTCGCCGGCATCACCACGGTGGCCGACGGTTATTTCCACGAACACGAGGCCGCCAGGGCCTTTGCCGGCTGCGGGATCCGGGCGGTGGCCGCCCAGGGGGTGATCGATTTTCCTGCACCCGGAGTGCCGGACCCGGCCGACAACATCTCGGCCGCGGCCCGGTTCCTCGATGAGTGGCAGAACCATCCTCTGGTCACCCCGGCCATCTTCGCCCACTCGCCCTACACCTGTTCACCCGAAACCCTGATACGGGCCAGGGAACTGGCCCGGCAACGAAACGCGCCCTTTTTCATCCACCTGGCCGAAACCGCAGGCGAACAGGAGCAGATCATGGACCCCCGGGGCAGCTCGCCGGTACGCCACCTGGAGGCCCTGGGTCTACTCGATGCCATGACCGTCTGTATCCACTGCGTCTGGGTAGACAGGGAGGACCTGGATATCCTCGCCCGCACCGGGGCCCAGGTGGTCACCTGTCCGCGGAGCAACCTGAAGCTGGGCTCGGGCCTGGCCCCGGTCACAGACATGCTGACCCGGGATATCCCGGTGGGCCTGGGGAGCGACTCCGCGGCCAGCAACAATGTCCTCGACCTGTTTGCAGAGATGGACTGCCTGGCCAAGATCCAGAAGATCCGTCGCCGCGACCCGGTGGCGATCCCGGCCGCCCGGATCCTGGAACTGGCCACCACTCCCCTGCTGTCGCACCGATCCGGTCCCGGTGGACGGCTCGAACCGGGCCAGGTGGCCGACCTCATCCTGATGGACCTGGACAGGCCGCACCTGCGCCCCTTCTACGACCCGAACCTGCTGGTGTACGCGGCCCGGGGGGTGGTGTCCGGGACGTGA